Within the Candidatus Reidiella endopervernicosa genome, the region GCGAAGATGGCTTTAACGGCAGCAGTGAGCTAATCGCCAGTGAGATCGAGATTGAAGATGATGGTGATATGGATTTTGACGGTGAAGATGGTGATGAGGTAGAGATTCGCGGTGTCATCACCGAGGGTACCAATGAGGGTGATCCAGAGCAGTTCCGGGTTAACGGTCAGTTGGTAGAGATCAGTGGTGCGACCGTGTTTGAAGACGGTTTTACCTTTGCCGATCTGGTCGCCGGTGTCACTGTTGAGGTCGAGGGCGAGCTCAATGCCGATGGCATGTTGCTCGCAGCAGAGGTGGGTCTCGAAGAGGAAGATGAGGATGGTGAGACCGAGATCAAGGGCGTTGTTGAAGCGGTCGATGCAGGGGCGGGTTCGGCGATCATGGTGATGGATATCACGGTGCTGGTGGAGAGTAATACCGTGTTTGTCGATGAGCGCGACGAAGAGCACCTCTTCAATCTGGATATGATCGTCAGCGAACTTGAAGGCACGGGCGATATGGTCGAGATGGATCTCTACTGGAACGCGAGTGAGGAGATTTTTGTCGCTACCAAGATCGAACGTGTCGAGGATGATGGTGAGTCCGAGGTGGAGGGTGAGGTTACGGCGGTCGATGCGCCCTATATCGTGGTGGCCGGTATCACGGTCGACATCTCGGGTGTGGGTGGGTTCTCACCTATCGTAGGTGACCTTGTTGAGGTCGAAGGTAGTTACGATGCCGGCGTATTGACCGCAACCGAAGGTGAGATTGACGACTAAATTCTCCTTGCGGAAGAGTCAGGGCGTGGTCAGAAGTGATCGCGCCCTGTTCTATTGTGTGGCGTTGATATGGGATAGAATGCCCAAATGAGCGTTGATCTTCACAAGGCGTTAACGGCGGCAGTTCTCAGGCTGTTACGCCCGCTGGTGCGTATTCTGCTACGCAACGGTATCTCCTACGGCGAGTTCACCGATCTATCCAAGCAGGTCTATATCGACGTGGCGGAGAGGGACTTCGTCCTGCCGGGTAAAAAACAGACCGTTTCTCGCATATCAATACTGACTGGGTTGTCGCGCAAGGAGGTTGCACGTATTCAGAAGCTCGACGCCCCGAGTGACCATCTGGCGAAACATAAACATAACCGGGCCGCGCGCGTTATCAGTGGCTGGATGACCGATGAGCGTTTCTCCAGCGAGGAGGAGCCAAGAGTGCTCGACTTCGAAGGCGGACAGGCGAGTTTCAGCGAACTGGTAAAACAGTATAGTGGCGACATGCCGGTGCGTTCGGTCTTCGATGAGATGGAGCGTGTCGGGGCGGTGGCGCGTGATGGTGAGGGACGTGTACATCTCAAGGTGCGCGCCTATACACCGCACGGTGATGAGGCGGGCAAACTCTTTATTCTCGGTAGCGATGCGGCCGATCTGGTAACAACCATCGATCACAATCTGCAAAATAGCGGTGGCGAGCTGCGCTTCCAACGCAAGGTCGCCTACGACAACCTGCCACGCGATGTGATTCCAAAACTACGCAAGTTGGGTGACAAGCGAGCTCAGAATCTGCTGGAAAGTGTGAACCGCTTCCTGGTAGCCCACGATCGCGACATGAATAGTGAGGCGGAGGGAGAGGGGCGTATGCGTGCTGGTTACGCCATCTACTACTTCGAAGAGGATCTTTCCGAAGAGGAATAGTAATGATGGCTATACGACATATCTCATATCTGCTCGCGATCGCACTGGTGACGGTGCTGAGCGCGTGCAATTCCGGCGGCTCGACCAACGTCGCCGAAGGTGGTATCGGTGGTACCGGCATCACCACCTCAGGGCAGATCACGGCATTTGGATCGATCTGGGTGAATGGTATCGAGTTTGAAACCGATTCGGCCTCAATCTTCGTCGAAGGGACAGAGGAGTTTGGAGATGATCAGGATCATCTCGATGAGTGCATGGTCGTAACGGTCGTCGGAACGGTTAATGCCGATGGTGTCAGCGGCACCGCCGATGTCGTCAGATTTGCTGATGAGATGGAGGGGACGGTTGATGCCAATAATGTGGCGGCCAGCAATACTCTGACGGTAATGTCACAGACGGTAACAGTCACTGCCTCAACCTGTTTTGAAGATGATAGCGGTGCTTCCATCGCATCACTTGCCGATATACCGGTCAATGCCGTGGTAGAGGTCAGTGGATTCTCCGATGGGCAGGGCAACATTGTCGCGACTCGGGTTGAGGTTAAAGCGGGTGCCTGGACAGGTGAGGAGCTTGAGTTGAAAGGTGTCGTAGACAATCTCAATACAGGTGCTGAGACTTTTGAGATTGGCGCACTGATCATCGACTACAGCAGTGCGGATCTGAGTGAGCTGGGAGCGACGCCGCTCACCAATGGTCTCTATGTCGAGGTCGAGAGCGAATCAGCAATTGTTGGTGGTGTGATGGATGCAGATGAGGTTGAGCTCGAGGATGAGGATGGTGAGTGGGGCCATGACGGTGATGATGGCGAAGAGTATGAACTCGAAGGTGTCATCAACACCATCATCAACTCTGAGCAGATCGAGGTGAATGGTCAGCTGGTCGATATCAGTGAGTCGCCAGACTATGAGGGGGCGATATCAGTGATCTGTTTGCCGGAGCGGTTGTGACGATTGAAGGTACGTTTGATGCCTTCGGTTTCCTAGTGGCCAGCGAGATTGAGTTCCACTAGCCGGGCTAACATCAATCCTTCAGGAACACCGTTGCGCTGTTTCTGAAGGTTTCTATTCCTTGTCTTGCACCCGTGCTGCGGGTAAGTTGTCCCTCTTCCACTTTGACAACAACAAGGAACCGCTCCATGTCAGCACTGATCTGCGGCTCGATCGCATTCGATACCATCATGGTCTTCCACGACCAGTTCAAGAATCACATCCTGCCCGACAAGGTTCACATGCTGAACATCTCCTTCCTGGTGCCCGATATGCGCCGTGAGTATGGCGGCTGTGCCGGTAACATCGCCTACAACCTGAAGCTGCTCGGTGGTGATCCACTGCCGATGGCAACGGTAGGACGCGATTTCGATCCCTATGGTGAGTGGCTGGAGGATTGCGGTATCGACACCACCCATATGCGGGTGCTGGAGAATACCTACACCGCGCAGGCGTTCATCACCACCGATCAGGACGACAACCAGATCACCGCCTTCCACCCCGGCGCGATGAGCTTCGCCCACGAGAACAGTGTTGCAGATACCGAGGGTGTCACCATCGGTATCGTCGCCCCCGATGGTCGCGACGGCATGATCGAGCACGCGCAGCAGTTTGTAGAGGCGGGTGTTCCCTTTATCTTCGATCCGGGCCAGGGCCTACCGATGTTTGACGGCGAGGATCTGCTCAAGTTTGTCGATCAGGCGACGTGGGTGACGGTCAATGACTATGAGGCACAGCTGCTGGAGGATCGTACCGGCAAGTCGCCACATGAGATCGCCGAGCGGGTAGAAGCGCTGATCATTACCCGTGGTGGTGAGGGTTCGCATATCTACACCGCTGAGAAACGTCTGGAGATCCCCGCCGCCACCGCGTCAGCGATCAGTGATCCAACCGGATGTGGTGATGCCTATCGTGCCGGTCTGCTCTATGGTCTGATGAACGACCTCGACTGGGAGACTACCGGACGTATCGCTTCGCTAATGGGGGCGATCAAGATCTCTCATCACGGAACCCAGAACCACCGCTTCACGATTGATGAGTTCAAGGCGCTCTATGCCAAGGAGTTCTCCAGTAGCTTCTAGGCGCGATCGTTGACACAAAAACGGGCTCTTCGGAGCCCGTTTTTATTGGTGGTCTACTGTCAGGATATTTCGAACAACTGATCAGCTGTGAGCAATGGTACCGATGGTGGTTACCATCTCCGGTGATGGTTTGCCGATGTGATAACCCTGCGCATAGGTAATGCCCGCTTTGCGTACCTCATCCAGCACTTCGGCATCCTCGACAAATTCAGCAATTGAGTAGAGGTTGAGGTCCCCCGCCAGTGCAGAGATTGAGTGGACCAGCGCCAGGTCGCGAGGATCATTTAACATGTTGGCAACGAAGTCTCCTTCGATCTTCACAAAGTCGATCGGGAAACGCTTCAGATAGTGGAAGCTGGAGAAGCCGGAGCCGAAGTCGTCGATTGCCAGCTGGTAGCCATCGCTCTTCAGCTCGTTAACGAATTTCTCCAGCAGGCTCATGTTTTTCACCGTGTCGCGTTCGGTGATCTCGAAGACGATACGATCATGCTCAATGTTGTACTTTTCGGTCAGACGACGAATCTCGGGGATAAAGTCGCTCAGTACCAGCGCGCGTGGCGAGAGGTTAATAAACAGCTTGCCGCCGTAGCCACTCTCCTGCAGTTTGGCGAACGCCTTCTCGATCACGATGATGTCGAGCATATGGATCACACCCATGCGCTCAGCGATCTCGATGAACTCGAAGGCACCCATGATTGTCTCGTCTTCGAGCTGGATACGGCTTAGCACCTCAAAGGCATCGACACGATCTTCCTGTACGTTATAGATCGGCTGGAAGAAGGGGATGATGCGTTTCTGCTGAATCGCATCGTTGATGATCTGGCTCTTCTCGCCAATCTTTTTAAAGACCTCCACCACATCCTGATCGGTAGGAACACCGATGCGGTTTTTGCCCTCGGTCTTCGCCTTGTACATCATGTTATCAGCGAACATGAAGAGATCTTTCCCTTCGGTAGCGTGGGCTGGGTAGGTGGCCAGACCAATGGAAACGGTCGCCTTGGCCGCGCTGCCATCGGGGGCCTCGAGGGTGAGACGGTTGGCGTTCTGCAAGATGCGTTCGCACACGGGTAGGGCGTGCTCCTGATCACTTTCAGGTAGCAATACGACAAACTCATCACCACCGTAACGCGCCAGCACGTCACCGTTTCGCATCGCATCGTCAATGGCGGAGGCAAACTCCTGCAGGAAGCGATCGCCAAAGCTGTGGCCGTAACTGTCGTTGACCGACTTGAAGTTGTCGAGGTCGATGACTAACAGGCTGAAGGCGTAGTCGTGGCGCTCGGCGCGATTGATCTCATAGCCGAGCAGCTCCCAGAAGATGCGCTGGTTATAGAGATCGGTGAGCGGGTCACGGGTGGCGTAGTATTCAAGGTCCTTGGTGTATTTGTAGATTGCCTTAACCGAACCCACCACGTTGAGCAGGGTGGAGAGAATGCTCTCCATTACCAGTATTCGTACCTCATCATCGCCCAGTCCCGACTGCACACCGATACCGACGATGCCGCCGATCTTGGGGGTGTCGACAAATAGTGATTTGGTCTGCAGCTCGATCTGGTCGTTGTCGAGTTCAATGATCTCACCAGCAGGATCGGAGATGTTGTGGTTAATCACCAGGCTGGGGAATGAGGAGAAGCTGGGGTGGTTTTCCAGCGCCTTCTTCACCGCGCGTTCCATTGAGTCGCGGGTCCGTTCTGAGGGGGGTGAGATCCAGAATATCTCCAGATCGAACAGCTCATCATCGACCTTGAAGATGGAGAAGAGGGTGTAGGCATCGATGACGCGATTGATCTCACCAAGCATGGTGCTGACATACTCGCGCCAGTCACGCACTACATCGGAGGTGATGACAAACTTCTCCAGCAGTCGGATCTCAAACTCAAGCAGCTCCTTGTCGACGGCGACCGATTTTAGCTTGGTACCGAGCATTGCGACTTTATGGAAGATGTTGTTGAGTTCAGTGAAACCGAGATCGACCTCGTTGAGATCGATGTTCTTCAGGTCCGAGACGCGGTTGACCTGATCGATATTGGTATCGAGGATGGCCAGTGAGCGGTTGATCCGCTTGTTGAGCATAAAGGCGACCAGCAGCGCCATGATGAAGGGAATGGGGGCGATCAGCGCCAGTGGTGCCAGCAGCTGGCTCTCGGCCTTTGAGAGCAGTGGTGTCAGATCCTGACGAACCTCAATCACGCCGAGAATATTGCCCGTCTTGGCATTGGTGTGGCACTGCAGACATTCATCCTTGGCCGTCAGTGGGTAGCTGTATCGGATGGAGGTGTCACTGACGATGGAGACCGCCTGCCCGCTGCTAAAGGTCTCGTTAATCATCGTGTCGCCCGGTTGGCTTCCGATGGAGCCAAACAGATGGTTGACCAGTTCGCCGCGATAGATGGTGGTGGTGTGGCTGGTTTTGCTCGAGGTCTGCTCAAGAGAGGCGATGAACTCCTCCAGCTGCGCTCGCGACCAGCCCTGACGCATGATCTGGTACATCGCATTGAAGGTGTTGCGCGCCAGTGACTCGGAGCTGGAGATGGCGTTATCGCGAACGGCACTGCTATAGGCGTGGCTGGTGGTGAAATAGAGCCCGACCAGCAGAATCAGCGAGACGAGTAGTGCCGCAGCGAGGATGAATCCCTTGATGGTCTTTAGTGCTTGCATTGATGCGCCACGCTCCCGTCAGCCGCTGTGCGCTAATAGGAAAACTGTAGCGCATAAATTGGCGCTCAAATTACCATACTTTTAGTGGTTTAATGCTTGATCTGTGTCAGTTGAGGGGTGTTGGCTAGTCAGGGGTGTCGAGCTGCTGTTTGAGTGTGGCCAGCGCGCCCTTGGCAGTGATCGGTGAGGAGCAGGCGTTGCCACTGCAAAGGTAAGCGGTGAAATCGCCGCGCAGGGTACGTTCGGCGAGTGCGCCGGGAAGATTCGTCTCGTCGGAGGGGATAGGGAAGGCGAGGCGACGTGGCGAGTATTGTCGTGCCACCAGCTGCTGCCATGAGCGGAGCTCCTCCTCGTTGCCACGAAGAACCAACATCTGCGAGGGGTAGACCGAAGACTCAACATCGAGCAGCAGTGCGTTGTGGCGATGTGGCATCTCGCTGATCATCGGCGCGGCGGCATCGAGGGTACGTCTGGCGGCGTTCAGGTAGCGCTCTTCCCCCAGTAGCTGGCCAAGACGATTTAGGGCGTAGGCGGCGATACCGTTGCCGGCCGGAGTCGACTCATCACCGAGTGGTTTGGGGCGCTGGATCAACGCCTCGTGATCGTCAGCGGTAAAGAAGAAACCACCATTTTCTTTATCTTCAAAGTGTTCCAGCAAGACATCGGCCAGCGCGATGGCGAAGTCGAGATCGTTGCGTGACCAGCGTACCTGTAACAACTCGAGTAACGCGTCGAGCAGGAAGGCGTAGTCGTCGAGATAGCCCATCAGGCGCGCCTGTCCATCCTTGTGGCTGGCAAAGAGGCGGCCATCTTTCCACAGGTTGTGGCGAATGAAGTTGAGCGCCCGTTCGGCTGAATCGATGAAGGCGCTGTTATCGAAGATGCGACCGGCAACCGCCATGCCCTTGATCATCAGGCCGTTCCAGGCGGTGAGTACCTTCTCGTCGCGCCCGGGATGAACGCGGTGTTCGCGAAGTCTAAAGAGTGTCTCGCGAGCACCATCGAGTTGTTGCCGTACTGAGTCGATATCGAGCATGAACTCTTTCGACAGGGTTTCATCATCGGCGTAGCAGTGTAGATGCCAACTCCCCTCAAAATTGGCCTTGCGATCGAGCCCGAAGTGGCGGGAGAAGAGCTCATACTGTTCGGTCTCGAGTACCTCCTTGATCGTCTCTGGGTGCCAGACGTAGAAGATCCCTTCGTGCCCTTCGGAGTCGGCATCAAGGGTGGAGAAGTAGCCACCTTCGGGGGACTGCATCTCCCGGATCACCCAACGCGCGGTCTCTTCAGCGGTGCGGCGAAACAGCGGCTCGTGGGTGATCTGCCACGCCTCGCTGTAGATGCTCAGTAGTGGGCCATTGTCGTAGAGCATCTTTTCGAAGTGGGGAATCATCCACTGGTTATCGACCGAGTAGCGGCAGAAGCCCCCGCCGAGATGGTCGAAGAGACCGCCGAGTGCCATTTTGCGCAGGGTGAAAGTAGCGCTCTCCAGTGCCTCATTATCACCAGTGGCCGACCAGTGGCGCAGAAGCCGCTCAAGGCTGGTGCAGTGGGGGAATTTAGGGGCGCGACCAAAGCCACCATGTTCCGGCTCAATGCTCTTTTTTAGCTCACGATAGGCCTGGTCGAGGGTCTCGATGGTGATCTCATTGCTGCCACTGCTGTAGAGGTGCGGGGTATTAATTTTCTCCAGTGCATCGAGCAGTGGTGTGTTCTGTTTGTCGATATCGCTGCGGTTGTCACGATAGAAATCGGCTACCTGATTGAGAATGTCGGCAAAGGATGGCATGCCATAGCGCGGCTCACGTGGGAAGTAAGTGCCACCAAAGAAGGGCACCTGAGCATCGTGGGTGAGAAACATCGTTAGTGGCCAGCCGCCGGGACGATTGGTCAGCAGCTGGTGGGCGGTCTGATAGATCTTGTCGAGGTCGGGGCGCTCTTCACGGTCGACCTTGATGTTGATAAAACGCTCATTCATCAGGGCGCGCGGATCATCGTGTTCAAACGATTCGTGTGCCATCACATGGCACCAATGGCAGGCGGAGTAGCCAATTGAGAGCAGGATCGGTTTGCCCGTCTCATGCGCCAGCTGCAACGCCTCTTCACCCCAGGGATACCACTGCACCGGGTTATCCGCGTGTTGCAAAAGGTAGGGGCTGGTTTCGCTGGTGAGTGCGTTTTGCGAGCTGCTCATTGCGCAGTTCTCTCCGCTGTCCTGACTGGTTATGGACGGCTAACTATAGCAGAGCGATAACGGCTTGTCCATCGCTGACCGCCATGGATAGCGAAGCGAAGGCGTTAGTCCGCGATAGTCGACGCCGTCTGCCTATTCGTAGTTGAGAGCGCGGCGAACGACGGAAGATGAGCAGCGGCTTTATGTCGGCGGAGTCAGTGAGGAGTTTGTAGGCCGCGAAGAGGTGATTACGCAACGAACGCAGCGAGTCGGCGCCGCATGGCTAAACGGTCGCGTTAAGTTGGTTGCTGTTTGCTTGGGCTTGATGCCCAAAACAAACTTTCGCAAAAATAGCGACTCCCGGTGAAATCTGTTGCTTTTGAGGGGTAACCAATTAATGAGGAAAATGGTATGCAATCCTGCGATAATAGCCGGCTACTATTGGCTCACCCGCAGAGAAACCTAAAGAATCATGGACTTATCGGTAGTCGTTCCGGTCCGTAATGAGGCCGACAATATCCGCCCTTTGATCGAGGAAATTCGAGACGCCCTGCAGGGAAAGATCGAGTACGAGATCATCTACATCGATGATGGCAGTGACGATGAGACCCCTCAGCGTCTGCAGCAGATGATGGCAGAGCTGCCGCAGCTGCGCGTGCTGCGGCACGTGGTCAACTGTGGACAGAGTACCAGCGTGCGCAGTGGTGTGCGTGTTGCACAGGCCGACTGGATCGCTACCCTCGATGGTGATGGACAGAACGACCCGGCCGACATACCGGCCATGTTCGCGGTAATTCAGGGCGACAATGCCCCGGCCAATCTGCAGATGGTCGCCGGTTGGCGTCACAAGCGTCAGGATAACTGGCTGCGCAAACTCTCCTCGCGGGTCGCCAACAAGGTGCGCTCCTCAATGCTGCGCGACAGCACCCCCGATAGCGGTTGTGGCCTGAAGGTCTTCTCCCGTCAGGCGTTTTTGGAACTTCCCTACTTCAACCACATGCACCGCTTTCTGCCGGCGTTGATCATCCGCAACGGTGGCGTGATCGATACGGTCAAGGTGAACCATCGTCCACGTACCATGGGCACCTCCAAGTACGGTCTGCACAACCGCCTCTGGGTCGGTCTGGTTGATCTGTTCGGTGTGCGCTGGCTGCTCAAACGCGCCAAGCTGCCCGAAGTGGTTGAACAGCCTCGGGAGTCGGGCGGGCAGTAGTACTGCTGGGCCGCATTGCATGAACCCCCGAATACTGCTGCGTGGCCTACTGCTGATTGGCTCACTGGTCGCGCTGGGCTATCTGTTTGAGGTGACTCAACTCGGCAGTCTGCTCGATAAGGGCTGGATCGATAGTGAGATCCGCGGCAAGGGGCTCGACGGTGAGCTGATCTTTATTGCCATCGGTGCACTCGCCACCGCTGTTGGTCTACCGCGTCAGCTGATCGGTTTTCTCGGTGGTTACGCCTTCGGTTTCCTTTTCGGAACTCTCGCTGCACTGATTGCGGCTAGCCTCGGTTGTGTGATCGCCTTCTACTACTCGCGACTCTTCGGACGGGCGCTGGTGATGGCGCGTTTCGAACGACGCATTCGCCGCGTTAATGATTTTCTTAGTGGCCACACCTTCTCAATGACGGTACTGATTCGGCTGCTGCCGATCGGTAGTAACCTCGCGACCAATCTGGCAGCGGGTGTGACCCATGTACCCGCCTTTGCCTTCATCGCCGGTTCGGCGCTCGGTTACATCCCACAGACGGCGGTGTTCGCGCTGGCTGGAAGTGGTATTGAGGTTGATCCCGTGCTGCGTATCGGTCTCGCTATCGCCCTGTTTGTTATCTCTGGAGTGCTCGGCGCCTATCTCTACCGACGCTTCCGTCACGGTCGTAGCCTCGATCGTGAGATCGATCGGGAACTGGGTGAGGAACAGGCTGTTGAAGAGCAGCAGAAGGCGTAGATGAGCGAGCTCACTTCAATGAGGCTGCGGATCTCAACACCCTGGCTGCTGCTTGGCGGCTGGCTACTGCTGATGATCGTCTCACTGCTGTCGCGCAGCTATGCACCGATTGATGAGACGCGCTATGTGACGGTTGCCTGGGAGATGTGGCTGCGTGGCGACTATCTGGTGCCGCACCTCAATGGCGAGACCTATAGCCACAAACCGCCGCTGCTCTTCTGGCTCTTCAATCTCGGCTGGTCGATCTTCGGTGTGAACGAGTGGTGGCCGCGACTGGTGCCACCGCTGTTTGGTCTCGGGTCACTCTTTCTAACCATACATATCGCGCGTCGCCTTTGGCCCGAGCGCGAGGTGGTGGCTCAACTCGCACCACTGATGCTGCTCGGTTCACTCTTCTGGGCCTTCTACACCACCGCCACCATGTTCGACATGATGATGGTCTTCTTCACCCTGCTCGGCCTGAGTGGTGTGATCGACGCCTGGCAGCGTGGTGGCCTGCGTGGCTGGCTCATTCTGGCCGTTGCCATCGGTCTGGGTGTGTTGGCCAAGGGACCGGTGATTCTGCTGCTGACCCTACCGACTGCGCTACTGGCACCGTGGTGGATGGGCGCGGGCCGCATCGTCAGTCTGCCGCGCTGGTATCTGGCGATCTTCGCCTCGGTGCTCGGTGGGGCTGCCATTGCGCTTGCGTGGGCGATTCCCGCTGCGATTGCGGGTGGTGAGGCCTACGCCGATGCTGATCACGCTCTTCTGGTGGTTGATCAGGTAACGGCCACAACGCATGGTTCCTGCCATCGCCGTCGCGGCTTCTTCTGAGCGGGATCGCTGGCGATCTCTGCTACCGTTCTGCTGCTTGCCGGCTGGGTGGCTGCTCTGATCGCCGCGCTGGTGGCGGAGCTACCCAACTGGAGCGTCTGAACCGGGTGCGCTGCTGGGTTGCGGTCGGGATTCGCTTGTATTAGCCGGATTCACTGGCCGCCATGCGTGGCGTATGCGTCGATCAGGGTGGGTCCAATATCGCCGTTCTGGGTGCGCGACCGCTCATCGCCTGCTTGGCCGAGCGACCGTGCTCTGAACAGGGGTTGCGTCGCAATCTCGTGAGTACCCTGGTCGTACCATCTTGCGGCTGTCGCGCTGGCGATCTTCAAACGGCGTCAGCTGAGGACGTGGGCGCAAGTATCCAATGGGCGGTTACGATGAAATCCGGGTCGGAGGGGCGGGTGTCGTCGATTACACACCGGTAGTGTCTCATCGCCGATTACTGCTGCCGCCTGGTGGCGACGTGGCGGGCTCGACGATGCAGTGCTGGTGATCAATATGGGCTGGGCATGCTGCCGACTCGCTGACTACGAATCTGCTACTCTGTCGGTCTGACGCGGGTACTCGCTGTGGAATTTGCAGTAAACGCGGTGTTGCGGCTGACGATGGTGCTGGTGGTGATCGGCCAGTATCCATTTTGCTTTTAGCCCACTCCTCGAACGCGTCCGCTTATGATCTTCAGCCGGCGTTGCGAGCCGTGGGCGCAAATAATCAGAGGGTGGGGCCGGCAGCATGCAAGTTGGCCTGCCACCTTCACTTGGGGGGCCTTCTGCGGTTTTCCTGCGCGGTGGGTTGCAACGGGCCGATGCGGGGTTGCGCTGAACGGTTGCGGACTCGCGTACCATCTGCCGACTTCTGGATCAGATCGGGTGGGTCGCTGCTGGTGATCTACTTTTGTGGGTTGGATGTGCCGATCGTAACCCTTCTCGCACCGCTGGTCGAGTCGCGCTGGTTATCTCGCAATGTGGAAATGTGGTTGAGTCGACGTTACCATTTGCTGTGGCTGAAGATAGGGCGCTTGGTGGTGACGCGTTGATCCGCATGCAATGTGATAAGCAGAACCACTTCGGCCGAAGCGGTCGCCGTTTGAATTCAGCCGATTGCGCAAGCGGGGCAGCGGTTACTGCATACATCGCATCACGGCGATTGCCCTCTAACCACACCTTCAACTTCTTTGCGATGGCGCTCTTCATGAGTTTCTTCCTGCGCGGCTGGGGTTGGCGAACGGCCCTGATCGGGGTTTCGCTACTGGTTGCGATCTCCCGTATCTATCTCGCCAAGCACTATCCGAGTCAGGTCGGTGTGGGTCTGCTGCTGGGTGTGAGTTACGGTTTTGTGCTGGGTTGGTTAGTGGTGCGATTTATCCCCTATCTGCGCACGCTTCATCAGCGCGCGGGTGGTGCAATCAGAATTAAAAAGGGTGAGTGGTTATGAGTGAAACGTTTGCACCATTGCGTCTGAAAAAGAATGAGGAGCGTCGTCTGCGTGCCGGACACCTTTGGGTCTTCAGTAATGAGATCGATACAGCGCAGACACCACTGAGTGGTTTCGAGGCGGGTCAGCCGGTTGAGATTCAGGGCCATAGCGGCAAGGTGATTGGCACCGGTTACGCCAATCCCAACTCGCTGATCACGGCACGTTTGGTGAGTCGTGATCGTAAACACCCGCTCTCCGATTCACTGCTGGTGCACCGCATCAAGGTGGCCCTCTCTCTAAGAGAGACGCTGTTCGATAAACCCTGTTATCGATTGATTTTTGGCGAGAGCGATGGTCTGCCGGGTGTGGTGGTAGACCGCTTTGGTGATGTGCTGGTGGTACAGATCACCACCGCCGGAATGGAGCGGATGAAGGATGCACTGCTCGCTGCACTGGAGAAGGTACTCAAGCCGACGGCGGTGCTGTGGCGTAACGACAGTTCGATTCGCAAGCTCGAAGGGCTCGATAGCTATGTTGAACCCGCCTTGGGTGAGGTGCCGGAGACGGTCGCACTAGAGGAGAACGGCGTGCAGTTCGAGGCACCGATCATCGGCGGGCAGAAGACCGGCTGGTTCTACGACCACCGTATGAACCGCGCACGACTCGCTCCCTATGTGCAGGGCAAACGCGTGCTCGATGTCTTCAGTTATGTCGGTGGGTGGGGTGTGCAGGCGGCCGCCTTCGGCGCAAGCGAGGTGGCCTGCGTCGATAGCTCCGAGAGCGCACTCGATATGGCGCACCACAATGCCGAGCTTAACGGTGTCGCTGACAAGTTTGTCGGCGTTGAGGGCGATGCCTTCGAGGCGCTCAAATCACTGCGTCTCGATCACGAGAAGTTCGATGTAGTCATCCTCGATCCGCCCGCATTCATCAAACGGAAAAAGGATTTCAAACAGGGTGTAGAGGGGTATCGGCGTCTCAATCAGCTCGGTATGCAGGTACTACAGAAAGACGGCATCCTCGTCTCTGCATCCTGCTCGCACCATCTGCCCCATCAAAAACTGCAGGATCTGATGCTGCAGTCCTCGGTCCACCTCGATCGTACCCTGCAAGTGCTCGAGCAGGGCCATCAGGGCCCCGATCACCCGGTCCACCCGGCAATCCCCGAGAGTGCCTACATCAAGGC harbors:
- a CDS encoding TVP38/TMEM64 family protein; the protein is MNPRILLRGLLLIGSLVALGYLFEVTQLGSLLDKGWIDSEIRGKGLDGELIFIAIGALATAVGLPRQLIGFLGGYAFGFLFGTLAALIAASLGCVIAFYYSRLFGRALVMARFERRIRRVNDFLSGHTFSMTVLIRLLPIGSNLATNLAAGVTHVPAFAFIAGSALGYIPQTAVFALAGSGIEVDPVLRIGLAIALFVISGVLGAYLYRRFRHGRSLDREIDRELGEEQAVEEQQKA
- a CDS encoding ArnT family glycosyltransferase, with the protein product MSELTSMRLRISTPWLLLGGWLLLMIVSLLSRSYAPIDETRYVTVAWEMWLRGDYLVPHLNGETYSHKPPLLFWLFNLGWSIFGVNEWWPRLVPPLFGLGSLFLTIHIARRLWPEREVVAQLAPLMLLGSLFWAFYTTATMFDMMMVFFTLLGLSGVIDAWQRGGLRGWLILAVAIGLGVLAKGPVILLLTLPTALLAPWWMGAGRIVSLPRWYLAIFASVLGGAAIALAWAIPAAIAGGEAYADADHALLVVDQVTATTHGSCHRRRGFF
- a CDS encoding phosphatase PAP2 family protein, whose protein sequence is MVESTLPFAVAEDRALGGDALIRMQCDKQNHFGRSGRRLNSADCASGAAVTAYIASRRLPSNHTFNFFAMALFMSFFLRGWGWRTALIGVSLLVAISRIYLAKHYPSQVGVGLLLGVSYGFVLGWLVVRFIPYLRTLHQRAGGAIRIKKGEWL
- a CDS encoding class I SAM-dependent rRNA methyltransferase, with product MSETFAPLRLKKNEERRLRAGHLWVFSNEIDTAQTPLSGFEAGQPVEIQGHSGKVIGTGYANPNSLITARLVSRDRKHPLSDSLLVHRIKVALSLRETLFDKPCYRLIFGESDGLPGVVVDRFGDVLVVQITTAGMERMKDALLAALEKVLKPTAVLWRNDSSIRKLEGLDSYVEPALGEVPETVALEENGVQFEAPIIGGQKTGWFYDHRMNRARLAPYVQGKRVLDVFSYVGGWGVQAAAFGASEVACVDSSESALDMAHHNAELNGVADKFVGVEGDAFEALKSLRLDHEKFDVVILDPPAFIKRKKDFKQGVEGYRRLNQLGMQVLQKDGILVSASCSHHLPHQKLQDLMLQSSVHLDRTLQVLEQGHQGPDHPVHPAIPESAYIKAIFSRVLWR